From Thalassospiraceae bacterium LMO-JJ14:
TTGAGACGCCCGGCATCGAGCTTCGACAAATCCAGAATGTCGTTGATGATCGTCAGCAGCGATTGCGTCGCGCCCTTGATCTTGATGACTTTTTCCCGGTCTTCCGGGGCCAGATTGCTGTCCAGAAGCATATCGGCAAAGCCCATGACGCCGGTCATCGGCGTTCTGATTTCATGGCTCATGGATGCCAGAAATTCCGATTTGGACCGCTCCGACGCCTCGGCACGGTCCTTTTCGATGGCATATCTCTCGGCTAACTCCGCCATTTTAGCGGTGCTCTCCTCAAGGTCCTGACGTGACATTTCCAGTTGATCGACGTTACGGTGCAGCCTCGCTTCGCTCTCGCGCAACTTGCGCTGTGCAGCTTCCTCGTCCGTAACATCGCGGCCCGTGCCGCGATAACCGCAAAACACACCTTCCTTATCGAAGATCGGTTTCCCACTGATGGAAACGTACTCTTCAACACCTTTTCTGCCTTTGATGCTGTAGCGGAAATCATGAAACGCCCGGTGCTCATGGATATCCTGTAGGTGCCTGCGCCAACTTTCGTCGTTACCGATGCCGATAATGCCTACCGCTTCCTCGCGGGTCTTATACAGGAAATCTTCTTTTTTCAGTCCGGTCACCTGCTCGAAACGCTCGGAAAAATACGAGAAGCGCAGATCACTGTCCATTTCCCAGAACCAGTCCGCCGAGACGTCGGCCATGTCACGCAGGCGCTGTTCGCTCTCCTCAAGCGCCCGGGTGCGTTCCTGGACGAGCTCGCTGACGCGGCGTTCGTAATTCATCAAAGACAGGACATAGCCGAAGACCATGGAGGTCAAAATCAGACCGATGGCAAATGCCAGCGCCGCCGTGATATACGGCGCATTAACAGGGTCGGTGAAATGACTTTGCAATGTTTCGGGGTGGTCGTGCGATACGGCATTCATGGCAATGGCGGACAGAACGGTACTGATGGCGAGACCGGTCAAACCGATGCCCCATAGGATAAAACCATGGCGGCCGGTCTTTACATGCAACGTGTCGTCCGCCGCGCCCTCAATTTTCTTATCTACCATCGCCGAAATTCCTAAGCTTCTCGCGGTTATCTGATCTGGTGCCGTGGATAATGAAAAATAACCACATATTCTTTATAGCTTTTAAATCATCCCGGCGCCATTTCAGGTTTGCAACGAAATGTAGCTCAAGCCCCCCGCATCAAGCGCCTTGAAAACGGCCGACATCGAAAGCGTCGATCGGCAAATTGCTCCGGCCATCGACGATCAGCTCGGCCATGATCCGCCCGACCACAGGCCCCAGTTGAAAACCGTGCGCCGAAAACCCGAAGGCGTGAAAGGCATTGTCGGCTGCCGTGCTCGGTCCGATCACCGGTAACTGGTCGGGTGTCACCCCTTCAAGCCCGGCCCAGCATCTGGCGACACGAACGTTGCGGATCAGCGGGAAGGCATCCGTCACGGTCTGCGCGGATATCGCCATCTTCACGGGATCGGGCTCGGCCACGCCCTTGTCACGGTCGGCATAACCCAGATGCGCGCCGCCGATCAGCAGCGTGCCCGTTGACGTCTGCTTGAACGACAGCTTGCGGGACGCCAGGCCGCATACAGGTTTCAGGAACGGTTTCACCCGCTCGCTCACCATCATCGTCAGCGCATGCGCCTGCAACGGCACCGCATCGCCCATCATCGCGGCGATCACATCGCCCCAGGCGCCGGCGCAATTGAGAATATGCGTACTGTCGAGCGCCCCCTTATCGGTTTCGATCCGCCAACGGCCATCGTGGCGGCTCATGCCCGTCACCTTTTCGCCAAGCCGGAACGACACGCCCAGGGATTTTGCCTTGTTGTAAAACGCTTTCGTCGTGCGCATCGGGTCGGCGGCGCCGTCGCCCTCGCACCACAACCCGCCCGTGGCGCGCGGGTGCACGTCTGGCACGAGTTGTTTCAGCTTTTCGCGGCCGATGGTCTTTTCATGATCGTAGCCGAGTTCGCGAACCTGCCGGGCGCGGTCTTCGAGCTTGGCCATATCGGCATCTGATTCGGCGATCTTCAGCTGGCCGCAGACATGGAAATCACAATCGTCATCGACGAGGGACGAAATGTCGTTCCAGATTTCCAGCGATGCCTCGGCCAGTGGAATTTCCGCCGGGTTCCGTCCCAGTCGGCGCACCCCACCGGCATTCACCCCGGATGCAAACCGGCCCGGATGATACGGCTCGATAACCACTACGGATTGGCCGCGCATCGCCAGGTGCAGCGCGGCGGAGCAGCCGTGCAGACCGCCGCCGATGACGGCGACATCGGCGGGCCGGTTACTCACGACGGAAATTTATCCCTGAGCGCCGCAACCTGTTCGTCCGTCAGATAGCGGGTTCTGGCATCTTTAAGAATCAGGAACAGCTTTGCCGTTTCTTCCAGTTCTTCGGTCGCGTAAACGGCATCGGCAAGGGATTTGCCGGCTACCACCGGGCCGTGGTTGGCGAGCAGCACGGCATGATGATCGGAGGCCATTTCCCGGACCGCGCGTGCCAGATCCAGGTCGCCCGGCGGAAAATACGGGACCAGCGGCAAAGTCCCGATCTTCATCACGTAATACGCCGTGATCGGCGGCAGCACATTTTTCGGGTCGACATCGGCCAGGCAGCTAACGGCAACGGAATGCGTCGAATGCAGGTGCACGACGGCGCCCGCGGACGCACGCTCCTCGTACATCGCGGTATGCAGGAATGTTTCCTTGGTCGGCTTGTCGCCCGAGACGTGCACGCCGTTCAGATCGAGCTTGGCAATGCGCGCCGGGTCGATATCGCCCATCGACACGCCGGTCGGCGTCATCAGCCAGCCGTCGTCCAGCCTGACGCTGATGTTGCCGGAACTGCCGAACGTCAGGCCGCGCTCAAAGATCGACTTTGCGAAGCGGGCGATATCGTCACGGGCTTTCGTTTCATTCATGGCAGCATGCCCAGCGATTTCTCGAAAAAGTCCTCGGCGCCGAAATTCCCGGATTTGAGCGCCAGCGCCAGCGGCGTGCCGCCGATGGCTTCCGTCCACGGCACGCCGGGATCGATTTCCGGGCCGATACGCAGCGCATGTACGTCCAGCGCCTTGACGACGGCACCCGACGTTTCACCGCCGGCGACAACCAGCCGGTTCACACCCATCCCCAGAAGACCGCTAGCGATGAGGCCCATGGTATCCTCGACCATCGCGCCGGCGCGGTCGCGGCCGAATTCCTGCTGAATGGCCGCCACAACATCCGGATCGGCCGAGGAATAGATCAGCACCGGAGTGCTGTCCGGCTGCGACCCGGCCCAGTTCAGGACCTCCCCCGCCACATCCTTGCCGTCGGCGATGGCACGCGGATCGACGTTGAAGCTCGGCCATGCTTTTCGGGTATGCGCGATCTGTGCGCGCGTCATTTTCGAACAACTGCCGGCGATGACCGCGGCACGTCCCTTGATACCCGGCAGCGCGGGCGTGTAGCGCGCGACCATGAACCCCTGGCGGCGGAAATTTTCCGGCAAACCGAGGGCGATGCCGGAACCGCCGGTGATCAGGCCAAGACCCGCGGCGGCGTCGCCGATTGCAATCAGGTCCTGATCGGACGTCGCGTCGACGATGGCATGGCGGATACCGTCCATGCGCAATTCGTCGAACCGGGCGCGGATGGCCGCCGCGCCCCGATGCACCGTCGCGTAATCGACAAGGCCGACCTTGTTCGGCGTCTGTCGTTGCAGAACACGAACCAGATTGGCGTCCGTCATCGGGTTCAGCGGATGATTTTCCATCCCCGACTCGTTCAGCAGAACGTCGCCGACGAAAAGGTATCCCTTGTAAATGGACCGGCCGGCTTCGGGGAATGCCGGGCAGGCGATGGTGAAGTCCGTCTTCAGGGCGTCCGCCAGCGCATCGGCGACCGGGCCGATGTTGCCTTCGTCGGTGGAATCAAAGGTCGAACAGTACTTGAACAGAATCTGCTTTGCGCCCTTCGCACGCAGCCACGCCAGCGCCGCCAGCGATTCCGCCACTGCCTCGGCCGCCGGATTGGTCCGCGATTTGAGCGCGATGACAATGGCGTCGGTTTCGCCGACATCCATCGCCGGCCCCGGCACACCGATGCTCTGCACCGTATTCATGCCGCCCTTGACCAACGTATTGGCGAGATCGGTGGCGCCGGTAAAATCGTCGGCGATGCAGCCCAGAAGCATGTTTATTGTCCCTGAATAAAACCGCGGCGGCGGTTCTTATTCTCCGTATCTGATGTATTCATCCCAGGTCCGCTCAAGCTTGCGCAGCACCTTCGCCGCGTCTCCGACCCGATCGCCGTCGCCGATGATGTCCTGAAACTTGCCGCCGTTTTTCTTTTCCATGGCCCGGATGCCTTCGACGACCTTGTGTCCCTTGTCGGTCAGCTTGACCGTGATCGAGCGCTTGTCGTGCTGCGCACGCTCCTGTTCCAGGTATCCGTAGTCCGTCAGTTTCTTGATGTTGTAGGAAACATTGGAGCCTTGATAGTAGCCCCGCTCGATCAGGTCCCGGATGATGATTTCACCATCGCCGATATTGGTCAGCATCAACGCCTGCACGCCATTGATGTCGCGCACACCGATATTCTTCAACTCGATTCTGAGCACGTCGAGAAACCGACGGTGCAGCCGTTCGATCAACAATGTCAGCTCGATATAATCCTGTGACACGTGCGCCCTTTCCCCCTGTTCGCGATCCCTGTAGCCTATGGCCCAATGGGCATGCAACGAACGTTTTTATTCTGGTTATCCCCGATCATAACGGCCATTTCCGATACGTCGAGGGCCGCAATGATCGTTACCCTCGGTTTGGCTGTTTCCGGGCTTGGCGCCTGCAACGGCCAGGTGCCGACATCCTCGGAAATCAAGAAGGACAATCTCGAGAACCGCGCAGCACAGCTCGTGCGAGTCGCCGACACGACCCGCGCCGGCGGCGATATGGCGAACGCCATGCAGCTTTACAGCCGTGCCGCCGAAATGCGCACCGACTGGGCCGTGCCGCTGATGCGTCTTGGTGAAACGGCGCTGCAGGCGGGGTTGTATGCGCAGGCGCTCGGTGCCTTCGAACGCGCTCTCGCCCTGGCCCCCGACGACGGGGCCGCGATCAACGGCGCCGGGATCGCGCTCGATCTGACCGGCCGCCATGCGGAAGCACAGGAACGTTATATCTCGGGACTGGAAAAGGCACCGGACAACCTGGCGCTGAAGAACAACCTCGGCCTGTCGCTGGCGCTCAGCGGCGATTTCGACGAGGCGATCTCTCTGCTCGACGGCGCCGCCGGCAATCCCGCAGCCGCAACCCGCACGCGCCATAACCTGGCGCTGGTGTACGGGCTTGCCGGTGACGTGGAAAACGCGCGGCGCGTCGGGTTGATGGACCTGAGCGAGGCCGAGGTGGCAAACAATCTCGCCTTCTATACCCGGCTTCGCGCCATGGCACCGGACGCACGCAGCAAGGCCGTGTTCGGCGCGTTGCGCTGAGCGGACGGTCATTTCCCCATATTGATCAGATTGTCGAGCGTCGACAGCACCGCCGGCCCCAGCAGCACCACGAACAGCGACGGCAGGATGAACAGGATCAGCGGCACCGTCAGCGTCGCCGGCAGCTTGGCCGCTTTTTCTTCGGCCTTCATCATGCGCTCGTTTCTGAACTCGGCCGACAGCACGCGCAGCGACTGCGCCAGCGGCGTGCCGTATTTCTCGGTCTGGCTCAGGGTATTGACGACCCCGCGGATCGACGCCAGATCGGTCCGCTTGTTGAGGTTCTCGAGCGCCTTGCGGCGGTCCGGCAGGTAGCTCAGTTCGATCGCCGTCATCTGGAATTCGTCGGCGATTTCCGCCGCCCCCCGGGCGGTCTCGTCGGCGACCCGTTTCAGCGCTGCATCCAGCGACAACCCGGCTTCGGCGCAGATGACCAACAGATCGAGCGCATCCGGCAGCCCCTTGGTCAGCGCCAGCTTTCGCTTGGCCTGCTGGTTGCGGATCA
This genomic window contains:
- a CDS encoding FAD-binding oxidoreductase, with protein sequence MSNRPADVAVIGGGLHGCSAALHLAMRGQSVVVIEPYHPGRFASGVNAGGVRRLGRNPAEIPLAEASLEIWNDISSLVDDDCDFHVCGQLKIAESDADMAKLEDRARQVRELGYDHEKTIGREKLKQLVPDVHPRATGGLWCEGDGAADPMRTTKAFYNKAKSLGVSFRLGEKVTGMSRHDGRWRIETDKGALDSTHILNCAGAWGDVIAAMMGDAVPLQAHALTMMVSERVKPFLKPVCGLASRKLSFKQTSTGTLLIGGAHLGYADRDKGVAEPDPVKMAISAQTVTDAFPLIRNVRVARCWAGLEGVTPDQLPVIGPSTAADNAFHAFGFSAHGFQLGPVVGRIMAELIVDGRSNLPIDAFDVGRFQGA
- a CDS encoding aldolase; translation: MNETKARDDIARFAKSIFERGLTFGSSGNISVRLDDGWLMTPTGVSMGDIDPARIAKLDLNGVHVSGDKPTKETFLHTAMYEERASAGAVVHLHSTHSVAVSCLADVDPKNVLPPITAYYVMKIGTLPLVPYFPPGDLDLARAVREMASDHHAVLLANHGPVVAGKSLADAVYATEELEETAKLFLILKDARTRYLTDEQVAALRDKFPS
- a CDS encoding four-carbon acid sugar kinase family protein, producing MLLGCIADDFTGATDLANTLVKGGMNTVQSIGVPGPAMDVGETDAIVIALKSRTNPAAEAVAESLAALAWLRAKGAKQILFKYCSTFDSTDEGNIGPVADALADALKTDFTIACPAFPEAGRSIYKGYLFVGDVLLNESGMENHPLNPMTDANLVRVLQRQTPNKVGLVDYATVHRGAAAIRARFDELRMDGIRHAIVDATSDQDLIAIGDAAAGLGLITGGSGIALGLPENFRRQGFMVARYTPALPGIKGRAAVIAGSCSKMTRAQIAHTRKAWPSFNVDPRAIADGKDVAGEVLNWAGSQPDSTPVLIYSSADPDVVAAIQQEFGRDRAGAMVEDTMGLIASGLLGMGVNRLVVAGGETSGAVVKALDVHALRIGPEIDPGVPWTEAIGGTPLALALKSGNFGAEDFFEKSLGMLP
- a CDS encoding MarR family transcriptional regulator, translated to MSQDYIELTLLIERLHRRFLDVLRIELKNIGVRDINGVQALMLTNIGDGEIIIRDLIERGYYQGSNVSYNIKKLTDYGYLEQERAQHDKRSITVKLTDKGHKVVEGIRAMEKKNGGKFQDIIGDGDRVGDAAKVLRKLERTWDEYIRYGE
- a CDS encoding tetratricopeptide repeat protein; translation: MIVTLGLAVSGLGACNGQVPTSSEIKKDNLENRAAQLVRVADTTRAGGDMANAMQLYSRAAEMRTDWAVPLMRLGETALQAGLYAQALGAFERALALAPDDGAAINGAGIALDLTGRHAEAQERYISGLEKAPDNLALKNNLGLSLALSGDFDEAISLLDGAAGNPAAATRTRHNLALVYGLAGDVENARRVGLMDLSEAEVANNLAFYTRLRAMAPDARSKAVFGALR
- a CDS encoding type II secretion system F family protein, with amino-acid sequence MNWLMNLFPGLAPEMQAALLSGAAVLLVLYAVGSSFLVRDPMAPRAKSLMKHRRALQAGLAVPKKNRARAMLESGGWVRRIVERLNLLRSKHADRVQLSLARAGWRSRDHVVLYLFAKTVLPFCLGILSVIVLFVLPVIDLDFNLKALIALALTVAGAYLPDMLIRNQQAKRKLALTKGLPDALDLLVICAEAGLSLDAALKRVADETARGAAEIADEFQMTAIELSYLPDRRKALENLNKRTDLASIRGVVNTLSQTEKYGTPLAQSLRVLSAEFRNERMMKAEEKAAKLPATLTVPLILFILPSLFVVLLGPAVLSTLDNLINMGK